A segment of the Aureliella helgolandensis genome:
ATCTGCCCAAAGGTAGTGCACCCCATCATACCGTCTTCCGCGGGTGACTCGACACCTCTAAGTCGGCGAGTCCCATTTTCCACTGGGGTGCACACGTTAAAATGAAGCAAGTTTGTTGAATAGGTCCACTTTTACACGAGACAGGTGAACTCCATGAGAACGATATTGAACGTATTTTCATTCTCCATATGCCTAACGATGATGACGCTGTCCGCCGGTCAAAGCTTGGCCAAGGACAATCCGATAGTCGTCATCAAAACCAACCATGGTGACATGAAAGTCGAGTTGTTTGCGGATGAGGCGCCGCTATCGACGGCGAATTTCTTGAAGTACGCTGAGGCTGGATATTACGACGGGACGATCTTCCATCGCGTAATCCCGGATTTCATGATCCAAGGTGGCGGCTTCGAAAAAGGCATGAAGAAGAAGGGAACGCATGCACCCATCAAGAACGAGTCGGGCAACGGCCTCAAGAATGAAAAGTACACGCTCGCAATGGCGCGAACCGGCGATCCCCATAGTGCGACCAGCCAGTTCTTCATCAACGTCAAAGACAATGGGTTTTTGAACCGTGCTGAAAGCCAAGACGGAGTGGGGTACGCGGTCTTCGGGCGAGTCATCGAAGGGATGGATGTCGTCGACAAAATTAAGATGGTCAAAACCCAATCCCTCAGCTTCGCCGTCAAAGACGTACCGGTAGAAGATGTGATCATGACCAAAGTTGAAGTTCAAAAAGAAGCCAAATAGTTGGTTGAAAGCGTTTCATCCTCTCTCGTCCTCTCGGAGTAACCAGTGCTAACACTCAAGACCAATCACGGTGACATCAAAGTTGAATTGTTTGAAACCGAGGCTCCCATCTCGGCCAAGAACTTCCAGGAATATGCCCAAGAAGGATTTTACGATGGAACCATCTTCCATCGCGTGATCGATGGTTTCATGGTGCAAGGCGGTGGATTTACCCCCGAAATGCAGCAGAAAA
Coding sequences within it:
- a CDS encoding peptidylprolyl isomerase — protein: MRTILNVFSFSICLTMMTLSAGQSLAKDNPIVVIKTNHGDMKVELFADEAPLSTANFLKYAEAGYYDGTIFHRVIPDFMIQGGGFEKGMKKKGTHAPIKNESGNGLKNEKYTLAMARTGDPHSATSQFFINVKDNGFLNRAESQDGVGYAVFGRVIEGMDVVDKIKMVKTQSLSFAVKDVPVEDVIMTKVEVQKEAK